In Lacibacter sp. H375, one DNA window encodes the following:
- a CDS encoding POTRA domain-containing protein, protein MRKVISQLPDSVEFIVRSVTVTGHKKTKDYIILREVPFSQGSKMFKSQMEELIDQARLNVSNTQLFLEVIPKINAWDEKYVDILFEVKERWYLFPFPYFKLVDRNVNQWLTEQNRSLERVNYGLKLNWDNVSGRRDKLNFNFVNGYTREYSIFYEQPYADKKLERGFLGSIYYKQSRQMAYATDSNKQAFFPANNGQINEFVRTTFKMEAGFTVRKGVNHRHTFRLSYAKESVPDTISKLIAANSLKGYLPYFNENRSKQEFGEFVYSYQYYNANNIVYPWKGFLFNGSFMQRGLGAKGMNLWQFSGKAGKFFQLNKKTSVSAVGYYMVKVPFKQPMYNIAALGYGDWFLRGLEYYVIDGVQAGILKGTIRQEVLNLNVPTFLVKNEKYKKIPFKIIAKVYGDIGASHLPAYTNSILNNRFLYTYGAGIDVLSYYDFIARIEYSFNQLGEKGLFLHVRRDF, encoded by the coding sequence TTGCGAAAAGTTATAAGTCAGCTTCCTGATTCCGTAGAGTTTATTGTGCGTTCTGTTACGGTAACTGGTCATAAAAAAACAAAAGATTATATCATCTTACGTGAAGTGCCGTTCAGCCAGGGATCAAAAATGTTCAAGAGCCAAATGGAAGAACTGATCGATCAGGCTAGGTTGAATGTTTCTAATACACAACTGTTTCTTGAAGTAATACCTAAGATAAATGCATGGGATGAAAAGTATGTAGATATTCTGTTTGAAGTAAAAGAGCGTTGGTATTTATTTCCCTTCCCTTATTTTAAATTAGTTGATCGTAATGTGAATCAATGGCTCACCGAACAAAACAGGAGTCTTGAACGTGTGAACTATGGATTGAAACTAAACTGGGATAATGTTTCCGGAAGAAGAGACAAACTCAACTTTAATTTTGTTAACGGTTACACACGTGAATATTCCATTTTTTATGAACAACCATATGCTGATAAAAAACTGGAGAGAGGTTTTTTAGGCAGCATTTACTATAAACAGTCGAGGCAAATGGCCTATGCAACAGACAGCAATAAACAAGCTTTCTTCCCTGCAAATAATGGACAAATCAATGAGTTCGTTCGAACGACTTTTAAAATGGAAGCTGGTTTCACTGTGAGGAAAGGTGTAAATCATCGTCATACTTTTCGTCTTAGTTATGCAAAGGAATCGGTCCCTGATACCATCAGCAAGTTGATCGCTGCAAATTCACTCAAAGGATACCTTCCTTATTTTAATGAGAACAGATCGAAGCAAGAGTTTGGTGAGTTTGTGTATTCGTATCAATATTACAACGCCAATAATATTGTATACCCATGGAAGGGGTTTCTTTTCAACGGTTCATTTATGCAAAGAGGTTTAGGTGCAAAAGGAATGAACCTATGGCAGTTTTCCGGTAAAGCAGGCAAGTTTTTTCAGTTAAATAAAAAAACTTCTGTTTCTGCTGTTGGATATTATATGGTGAAAGTGCCATTCAAACAACCAATGTATAATATTGCTGCATTAGGGTATGGCGATTGGTTTTTGCGTGGGCTTGAGTATTATGTTATAGATGGGGTACAGGCTGGTATTCTGAAAGGAACAATAAGGCAGGAAGTGCTGAATTTAAATGTGCCCACATTCCTCGTCAAAAACGAGAAGTATAAAAAAATACCGTTCAAAATCATTGCAAAGGTTTATGGGGATATTGGTGCAAGCCATTTGCCAGCTTATACAAACAGCATACTCAACAATCGTTTCCTGTATACTTATGGAGCAGGTATTGATGTGTTAAGCTACTACGATTTTATAGCACGCATTGAATATTCATTTAACCAATTGGGTGAAAAGGGATTATTTTTACATGTACGCAGAGATTTTTGA
- a CDS encoding NAD kinase encodes MKVAIYSRVFESDQKEDIQRLLKELQANNIRAYVYRGFYEQIKEQIHFDEEPPIFHSSEELDDTFECMISLGGDGTLLDTVTMVRELPIPLLGINFGRLGFLASIGREEVETVVASLKNHTYVEDERTLIHLDSNMPLFGDTPYALNEFAIHKLDTSSMIKIHAYLNGEFLNSYWADGLIVATPTGSTGYSLSCNGPVVFPDSGSFVITPVAPHNLNVRPIVVPDNNIISFEIEGRADSFLCTLDSRKEIVHKTIQLAVKKEEFTVSLIRLNENNFLQTLRNKLSWGLDRRN; translated from the coding sequence ATGAAAGTAGCTATCTACAGCCGGGTGTTTGAATCTGACCAGAAAGAAGATATTCAACGTTTATTAAAAGAATTGCAGGCGAATAATATCCGTGCATATGTGTACAGGGGTTTTTATGAGCAGATAAAAGAGCAAATTCATTTTGATGAAGAACCACCGATCTTTCATTCGTCTGAAGAGCTGGATGATACATTCGAATGCATGATCAGCCTTGGTGGCGATGGTACATTACTCGACACCGTTACTATGGTGAGAGAGTTGCCTATCCCATTGCTTGGTATCAACTTTGGAAGGCTTGGTTTTTTAGCAAGCATCGGTAGGGAAGAAGTTGAAACGGTGGTGGCTTCATTAAAAAACCATACATATGTGGAAGATGAACGTACGCTGATTCATCTCGACAGCAACATGCCACTCTTTGGCGATACACCATACGCTCTCAATGAATTTGCTATCCACAAGCTCGATACATCTTCAATGATCAAAATACACGCTTATCTCAATGGCGAGTTTTTGAACAGTTACTGGGCCGATGGATTAATTGTAGCTACGCCAACCGGCTCAACCGGTTATTCATTAAGCTGTAATGGTCCTGTTGTTTTTCCTGATTCAGGAAGTTTTGTAATAACACCCGTTGCGCCTCATAACCTTAACGTTCGCCCCATTGTTGTGCCCGATAACAACATCATTTCCTTTGAAATTGAAGGCCGGGCCGATAGTTTTTTGTGTACCCTCGATTCAAGAAAAGAGATCGTTCACAAAACCATACAACTGGCGGTGAAAAAAGAAGAGTTTACTGTAAGCCTTATCCGCTTAAATGAAAACAACTTCCTGCAAACTTTGCGCAATAAACTCTCATGGGGCCTCGATCGCAGAAACTAA
- the porG gene encoding type IX secretion system protein PorG: MKTLLFTLFLLSLCVAPFVVRAQYDGYKHEGEFGVQLGAAHYFGDLNPDKKLNRPKLAGGVFFRKQINNYVAVRIGVNFAQLGYSDIYEKKNEFRMRRNLSFNTNVWELMLQGDFNFFRFNPTNPGERFTPYITFGAGVFNFDPYAYLNDTKYFLRPLGTEGQGSAAYPNRKLYSTTAFAFPVGVGVKFALTDRTNLNFEIAHRFTTTDFIDDVSGTYAGLATFPVGSPASFLQDRSYETGTPIGVAGTQRGFSGPRDQYIMATVGITFSITSYKCPTAN; the protein is encoded by the coding sequence ATGAAAACATTGCTTTTTACCCTTTTTCTGCTCTCTTTGTGTGTTGCCCCTTTCGTTGTTCGTGCCCAGTATGATGGCTACAAGCATGAAGGGGAGTTTGGTGTTCAGCTTGGTGCTGCCCATTATTTCGGCGACCTAAATCCCGACAAAAAACTCAATCGTCCCAAACTTGCAGGGGGTGTTTTCTTCCGCAAACAGATAAATAATTATGTAGCTGTACGCATAGGTGTCAATTTTGCTCAATTAGGATATAGCGACATTTATGAAAAGAAGAATGAGTTCCGCATGCGTCGTAACCTTAGCTTTAATACCAATGTGTGGGAACTTATGTTACAGGGCGATTTTAATTTCTTCCGATTTAACCCAACAAACCCTGGCGAACGATTTACTCCCTACATCACATTCGGAGCTGGCGTGTTCAATTTCGATCCATATGCGTATTTGAATGATACCAAATATTTCCTTCGTCCATTAGGAACTGAAGGGCAAGGATCTGCTGCCTATCCTAACCGTAAACTTTATTCAACTACTGCTTTTGCCTTTCCGGTTGGTGTAGGTGTAAAGTTTGCACTCACAGATAGAACGAATCTCAACTTCGAAATTGCACACCGGTTTACCACAACTGATTTTATTGATGATGTTTCCGGAACATATGCTGGTCTTGCTACATTTCCGGTTGGTTCACCTGCCTCTTTTTTACAGGACAGAAGTTATGAAACAGGAACGCCTATTGGAGTTGCTGGCACTCAACGTGGGTTTAGCGGCCCACGTGATCAATATATAATGGCAACAGTAGGAATCACGTTCAGCATAACTTCTTATAAGTGCCCTACAGCAAATTAA
- a CDS encoding DUF6268 family outer membrane beta-barrel protein, protein MRKALLFLFIVFTVTASNAQPYIDVLNVRTIQSPDQGFIRRNNHKNSFEYFNASLILPIRFKKTGGALIISPYVENWQVNLPDRNKQTSLIVEREHFFPTGVGLPITLLTPIKHSKFLLNTTMILRNNAEKISLPGSFQAGGFAVLNYKVNPKLTLKAGLYYNREAFGNFFMPIAGLEYKIDSTLQIWGALPGSFFIEKKLKKSWFAGLTFKAVNNSYQLFNGKYIQFNDNQLSLFSDFYFTKKLVLNIEAGHSLFRRIRLGNSGKIKQYVYEEKINDNVLFRVSAIYRIRL, encoded by the coding sequence ATGCGAAAAGCACTCCTCTTTCTGTTCATTGTATTTACCGTAACAGCTTCCAATGCGCAACCTTATATTGATGTGTTGAATGTTCGTACGATTCAATCTCCGGATCAGGGATTCATCCGCAGGAACAACCACAAAAATTCTTTTGAATATTTCAACGCTTCGCTGATATTACCTATCCGGTTTAAAAAGACGGGAGGTGCTTTGATCATTAGCCCATACGTTGAAAACTGGCAGGTGAATCTTCCTGATAGAAATAAACAGACTTCACTTATCGTGGAAAGAGAACATTTTTTCCCAACAGGCGTCGGGCTTCCAATAACACTTCTCACTCCCATAAAGCATTCAAAATTTCTTCTCAACACAACGATGATCCTGCGGAATAATGCTGAGAAAATAAGTTTACCGGGTTCGTTTCAGGCAGGAGGATTTGCTGTTTTGAACTATAAAGTAAACCCAAAACTCACATTAAAAGCGGGGTTGTATTATAACCGTGAAGCGTTCGGCAATTTCTTTATGCCCATAGCAGGATTGGAATATAAAATCGACAGCACACTACAAATATGGGGTGCATTACCAGGTTCATTCTTCATTGAAAAAAAGTTGAAAAAAAGTTGGTTCGCCGGCCTTACATTTAAAGCGGTGAATAACAGTTACCAGTTATTTAACGGAAAGTATATTCAGTTTAATGATAACCAGCTCAGCCTTTTTTCCGATTTCTATTTCACCAAAAAACTGGTACTAAATATTGAAGCCGGGCATAGTTTGTTTCGCCGGATAAGATTGGGTAACAGCGGAAAGATTAAGCAATATGTTTATGAAGAAAAGATAAACGACAACGTGCTGTTTCGAGTTTCAGCTATTTACCGCATACGCTTATAA
- the rplM gene encoding 50S ribosomal protein L13 codes for MSKLHFTTKHANEATVQRNWYVVDGTNQTVGRMSSKIAAILRGKNKAYYTPHVDCGDYVIVINADKVVFTGTKIDYKEYHNFSGYPGGQKIEIAKDLLRRRPEVVVERAVKGMLPKNRLGRKMYKKLFVYAGDKHSHIAQQPKELKF; via the coding sequence ATGAGTAAACTACATTTCACTACGAAGCATGCGAACGAGGCTACTGTGCAACGTAACTGGTACGTTGTGGACGGCACCAATCAAACCGTTGGACGCATGAGTTCAAAAATCGCTGCAATCCTTCGTGGTAAGAACAAGGCCTATTACACTCCCCACGTTGACTGTGGTGATTATGTAATCGTAATTAACGCCGATAAGGTTGTTTTCACTGGTACAAAGATCGACTACAAAGAATACCACAACTTCAGTGGTTACCCGGGTGGTCAGAAAATTGAAATTGCAAAAGACCTTCTGCGTCGTCGTCCGGAAGTGGTTGTTGAGCGTGCTGTAAAAGGGATGCTTCCTAAAAACCGCCTCGGTCGTAAGATGTACAAGAAGTTGTTTGTATATGCTGGCGATAAACATTCACACATTGCACAACAACCAAAAGAACTGAAGTTCTAA
- the rpsI gene encoding 30S ribosomal protein S9 yields MEKQKNAVGRRKEAITRVFISKGTGTITVNDKNYKEYFSLVYLQNQVEAPLRTVESLDKFDVKVNANGGGIKGQAEAVKLGIARALLEVNPEYRPVLKAAGLLKRDPRGVERKKFGHKKARRSYQFSKR; encoded by the coding sequence ATGGAAAAGCAAAAAAACGCAGTTGGTCGCCGTAAAGAAGCCATTACCCGTGTGTTTATCAGCAAGGGTACCGGCACAATTACCGTGAACGACAAAAACTACAAAGAATATTTCAGCTTGGTGTATTTACAAAACCAGGTAGAAGCTCCTTTAAGAACTGTTGAATCATTAGATAAGTTTGATGTAAAAGTTAACGCTAATGGTGGTGGTATTAAAGGTCAGGCAGAAGCAGTGAAACTGGGTATTGCCCGTGCTTTGCTTGAAGTGAATCCTGAGTATCGCCCTGTATTGAAAGCTGCAGGTTTACTGAAGCGTGATCCACGTGGTGTTGAACGTAAGAAATTTGGTCATAAGAAAGCCCGTAGAAGCTACCAGTTCTCTAAACGTTAA
- the rpsB gene encoding 30S ribosomal protein S2 — MENNTSLQQQLLEAGVHFGHLKKKWNPKMLPYIFAEKKGIHIIDLNKTVEGLQETAAAMKQLARSGKKIMFVATKKQAKEIVTECAQKVNMPYVTDRWLGGMLTNFNTVRKSVKKMQSIEKMLNDGSFDSITKKERLQLSRDKEKMEKVLGGIANMSRVPAALFLVDIGHEHIGLAEAKRLGITTFGLVDTNCDPNKVDYFIPGNDDATKSIAIITQFLTAAIAEGLAERQVEKEEDETEEVEDKGAKFDEGEEGGRDRGGRGGRGPGRGPGGNAGGPGGAPKRRVPSTQKRTSTR, encoded by the coding sequence ATGGAAAATAACACTTCATTACAACAGCAATTACTCGAAGCGGGTGTACATTTTGGTCACCTGAAGAAGAAGTGGAATCCCAAGATGTTACCTTACATCTTTGCTGAAAAGAAAGGTATTCACATCATCGACCTCAACAAAACTGTTGAAGGTTTGCAGGAAACTGCAGCAGCTATGAAACAGCTGGCACGCAGCGGTAAAAAGATCATGTTTGTTGCTACCAAGAAGCAAGCAAAAGAAATTGTTACTGAGTGCGCACAAAAAGTAAACATGCCGTACGTAACTGACCGTTGGTTAGGTGGTATGTTAACAAACTTCAATACTGTTCGTAAGAGCGTAAAGAAAATGCAGAGCATTGAAAAAATGCTGAATGATGGTTCTTTCGACAGCATTACGAAAAAAGAGCGTCTCCAGTTAAGTCGTGATAAAGAGAAAATGGAAAAAGTATTGGGCGGTATCGCTAACATGAGCCGTGTTCCTGCTGCTTTGTTTTTAGTTGATATTGGTCACGAACATATTGGTTTGGCTGAAGCAAAGCGTTTAGGCATTACTACATTCGGTTTGGTTGATACAAACTGCGATCCTAATAAAGTAGACTACTTTATTCCGGGTAATGATGATGCAACAAAATCAATCGCTATCATCACTCAATTCCTCACTGCAGCAATTGCAGAAGGTTTAGCTGAGCGCCAGGTTGAAAAAGAAGAAGACGAAACTGAAGAAGTAGAAGATAAAGGTGCTAAGTTCGACGAAGGTGAAGAAGGCGGTCGTGACAGAGGTGGACGTGGTGGTCGTGGTCCTGGTCGTGGTCCTGGTGGTAACGCCGGCGGTCCTGGTGGAGCTCCTAAGCGTCGTGTACCAAGCACACAGAAGCGTACTTCAACCAGATAA
- the tsf gene encoding translation elongation factor Ts, whose protein sequence is MSTVTISAQDINKLRQATGAGMMDCRKALTETNGDFEAAIDWLRKQGQKVAAKRSDREAKEGVVIAQTSADKKVGYVVCISCETDFVSKNADFVAFAQSIADAAVANDVKSVDELNAAEVNGAKVADLINDKLASIGEKIGVSKFERVEAPYVASYIHGAYRMGVLVGLDKEAAEAGKDVAMQIAAMNPVAVDADSVPADVVAREKDIIVELMKQDPKMAGKPEEMIAKIADGKMNAFFKEQTLLAQAFVKDASKSVGEFLKASGDVKVTTFKRVALG, encoded by the coding sequence ATGTCAACTGTAACAATAAGTGCACAGGATATTAATAAGCTTCGCCAGGCTACTGGTGCAGGTATGATGGATTGTCGTAAAGCATTAACTGAAACAAATGGTGATTTTGAAGCAGCGATCGATTGGTTGCGCAAACAAGGTCAGAAAGTAGCAGCAAAGCGTAGCGACCGTGAAGCAAAAGAAGGTGTTGTGATTGCACAAACAAGTGCCGACAAAAAAGTGGGTTATGTTGTATGTATCAGTTGCGAAACTGATTTCGTAAGCAAGAATGCAGATTTTGTTGCTTTTGCACAATCAATTGCTGATGCTGCTGTAGCCAACGATGTAAAGAGTGTTGATGAACTGAATGCCGCTGAAGTAAATGGCGCAAAAGTTGCTGATCTTATTAATGATAAGCTTGCTTCAATTGGTGAAAAGATCGGTGTAAGCAAGTTTGAGCGTGTTGAAGCTCCTTATGTTGCTTCTTACATTCATGGTGCATACCGCATGGGTGTATTGGTGGGTTTAGATAAAGAAGCTGCTGAAGCTGGTAAAGATGTTGCAATGCAAATTGCGGCAATGAATCCTGTTGCAGTTGATGCTGACAGCGTACCTGCTGATGTAGTGGCACGTGAAAAAGATATCATCGTTGAATTGATGAAGCAAGATCCGAAAATGGCCGGCAAACCTGAAGAAATGATTGCTAAGATCGCTGATGGTAAAATGAATGCGTTCTTTAAAGAACAAACTTTGTTGGCTCAGGCTTTCGTGAAAGATGCTTCTAAGAGCGTAGGTGAATTCCTGAAAGCTTCAGGCGATGTAAAAGTAACAACCTTCAAACGTGTTGCTTTAGGATAA
- a CDS encoding DinB family protein — protein sequence MHEQLNFIKNEYIPIIREADISVQPKWGKMNFQQMVEHVAAFFKVSTHKLKFDLVSPPEHMPKLKEFLMSDKQFRENTKAPSSIIGEEPFPVHYSSAEEAVAKLEKEVNHFFHFYETNPTATAVHPVFGELNFEEWVRLHYKHVTHHLRQFGLLS from the coding sequence ATGCACGAACAACTAAACTTTATAAAGAACGAATACATACCCATCATTCGTGAAGCCGATATTTCTGTTCAACCCAAATGGGGAAAAATGAATTTTCAGCAAATGGTGGAACATGTGGCTGCTTTCTTTAAAGTATCAACGCATAAATTAAAATTCGATCTTGTTTCACCTCCTGAACATATGCCTAAGCTCAAAGAATTTTTAATGAGCGATAAACAGTTCAGGGAAAACACAAAAGCTCCCTCAAGTATCATCGGTGAAGAACCTTTTCCTGTTCATTATTCATCAGCTGAAGAAGCGGTTGCCAAACTGGAAAAAGAAGTCAACCACTTCTTTCATTTTTACGAAACTAATCCAACAGCTACTGCAGTTCATCCTGTATTTGGCGAACTGAACTTTGAAGAATGGGTAAGGCTCCATTATAAGCATGTTACTCATCATTTGCGACAGTTTGGTTTGCTAAGTTAA
- the paaZ gene encoding phenylacetic acid degradation bifunctional protein PaaZ yields MNKLGNYITGHWINGDGEGQLLYNAVTGEPVATASTKGLDFQSILHYGRTVGNPALRKMTFHERGNMLKALAIHLRNHLDKFYAVSYQTGATKADSWVDIEGGIGNLFANASLRRKFPDEVFCIDGESHNLSKNNTFMGTHILVPKEGVAVHINAFNFPVWGMLEKIAVNLLAGVPAVVKPATVTAYLTEAVVQEIIASEILPEGALQLICGSAGDILSHVNSQDIITFTGSASTGLMLKSQKNILQENVPFNMEADSLNCIVLGDDVNPGMPEWDIFIKEVRKEMTLKAGQRCTGIRRIFVPESKMEDLWKAISTSLAQTTIGNPLNEKVRMGSLAGETQRKEVREQVQKLLASSQIVYGSLDSVDVVDADASKGAFISPILLKNEKPWTSNEVHEVEAFGPVSTIMPYKTIDEAIALSKLGKGSLCSSIVTADHKIAKQYVIGAATHHGRILVLNNECAKESTGHGSPLPLLVHGGPGRAGGGEEMGGLRGVKHYLQRTAIQGSPTTITAITNVYQPNAKGKDPGKHPFKKYFEELEIGDQIITGKRVITSEDIDRFADLSGDHFYAHIKTTDFSGTMFEQQVAHGYFIMSIAAGLFVDSYDINPVLLNYGIDELRFTKPVYPGAEVYIRFTCKEKLPNDKRIVEKPEDFKRGDDIEKGIVKWLVEFLDETDELTGVATILTMVKKLKQ; encoded by the coding sequence ATGAATAAGCTCGGCAATTATATCACCGGCCATTGGATAAATGGCGATGGTGAAGGACAACTCCTATACAATGCTGTTACAGGCGAACCTGTTGCAACTGCATCAACAAAGGGATTAGACTTTCAATCCATTCTTCATTATGGAAGAACTGTTGGTAATCCTGCCTTGCGAAAAATGACGTTTCATGAGCGTGGGAATATGCTTAAAGCATTGGCTATTCATTTACGTAATCACCTCGATAAATTTTATGCTGTTTCTTATCAAACAGGTGCAACAAAAGCAGACAGCTGGGTAGATATTGAAGGTGGTATAGGTAATTTATTTGCGAACGCATCGCTTCGTCGCAAATTTCCTGACGAAGTATTTTGTATTGATGGTGAAAGTCATAACCTGAGCAAGAACAATACATTCATGGGCACACATATTCTTGTGCCGAAGGAAGGCGTGGCTGTACATATCAACGCATTTAATTTTCCTGTTTGGGGAATGTTGGAAAAAATAGCGGTTAACTTATTGGCAGGGGTGCCTGCTGTTGTGAAACCGGCAACAGTAACAGCTTACTTAACCGAAGCTGTTGTGCAAGAGATCATCGCCTCCGAAATATTACCTGAAGGTGCATTGCAATTGATCTGCGGTAGTGCAGGTGATATATTAAGTCATGTAAACAGCCAGGATATTATTACGTTCACCGGTAGTGCATCAACAGGATTGATGTTGAAGAGCCAGAAGAATATTCTGCAAGAAAACGTTCCGTTTAATATGGAAGCTGATTCACTCAACTGTATTGTGCTGGGCGACGATGTAAACCCGGGTATGCCTGAGTGGGACATTTTTATTAAAGAAGTAAGAAAGGAAATGACCTTGAAAGCCGGACAGCGTTGTACCGGAATCCGCCGAATATTTGTTCCGGAGAGTAAGATGGAAGATCTGTGGAAAGCAATATCAACGTCATTAGCGCAAACAACCATCGGTAATCCGCTCAATGAAAAAGTAAGAATGGGTTCATTGGCTGGTGAAACACAACGTAAAGAAGTAAGAGAACAAGTGCAGAAATTATTAGCGTCATCTCAAATTGTTTATGGCAGCCTAGATAGTGTTGATGTGGTTGATGCTGATGCAAGCAAGGGTGCATTTATTTCACCAATATTATTGAAGAATGAAAAGCCATGGACTTCAAACGAAGTACATGAAGTAGAAGCATTTGGTCCGGTGAGTACCATTATGCCCTACAAGACAATTGATGAAGCAATTGCATTGAGCAAACTTGGAAAGGGTAGTTTGTGTTCTTCCATTGTTACTGCGGATCATAAAATTGCAAAGCAATATGTAATTGGCGCAGCAACACATCATGGACGAATTCTTGTGTTGAATAATGAGTGCGCAAAAGAAAGTACCGGTCATGGTTCACCGTTACCCTTGTTGGTGCATGGTGGTCCTGGCCGTGCTGGCGGTGGCGAAGAAATGGGGGGCTTGCGTGGTGTAAAACATTACCTGCAACGAACAGCAATTCAAGGTTCGCCAACAACTATTACGGCAATTACAAATGTTTACCAGCCAAATGCTAAAGGGAAAGACCCCGGTAAGCATCCGTTTAAGAAATATTTCGAAGAATTGGAGATCGGCGATCAGATCATCACAGGAAAAAGAGTGATTACCAGTGAAGACATTGATCGCTTTGCTGATTTGAGTGGAGATCATTTCTATGCTCATATTAAAACAACTGATTTTTCGGGAACCATGTTTGAACAACAGGTGGCACATGGTTATTTTATCATGAGTATAGCTGCTGGTTTGTTTGTAGACAGTTATGACATAAACCCGGTATTGCTGAATTATGGTATTGATGAGTTGCGTTTTACCAAACCTGTTTATCCCGGTGCAGAAGTGTATATACGGTTTACATGCAAAGAGAAGTTGCCGAATGATAAACGTATTGTAGAAAAACCGGAAGATTTTAAACGGGGCGATGACATTGAAAAAGGAATTGTAAAGTGGCTGGTGGAGTTTTTGGATGAAACAGATGAACTAACCGGCGTTGCTACAATTTTAACAATGGTAAAAAAATTAAAGCAGTAG
- a CDS encoding enoyl-CoA hydratase/isomerase family protein codes for MVTQISEAYVKKELHKGIATVEFHHPQSNSLPGSLLSELAHTISHLAHDPNVLVIILKSSGEKAFCAGASFDELVAIENETEGLKFFSGFAHVINAMRKCPKLIIGRIHGKCVGGGVGLAAAVDYAIAVEGSDIKLSELAVGIGPFVVGPAVERKIGTSAFTQLAIDAASWRNADWAKRKGLFSELHPTIEDMDESISKLANTLSHSSPEAMHEMKKIFWKGTEHWDELLIERAKISGRLVLSEFTRNAIAKFKVKS; via the coding sequence ATGGTTACGCAGATCAGTGAAGCATACGTAAAAAAGGAATTACATAAAGGAATTGCAACTGTTGAGTTTCATCACCCGCAAAGTAATTCGTTACCCGGCAGTTTATTAAGTGAACTGGCTCACACCATTTCGCACCTGGCGCACGATCCGAATGTATTAGTGATCATATTAAAATCATCAGGTGAAAAAGCTTTTTGTGCAGGCGCAAGTTTTGATGAACTGGTAGCAATAGAAAATGAAACAGAAGGATTAAAATTTTTCAGCGGCTTTGCTCATGTGATCAATGCCATGCGTAAATGTCCGAAACTGATCATTGGCCGCATTCATGGAAAATGTGTGGGCGGTGGTGTTGGTTTGGCAGCGGCTGTAGATTATGCTATTGCAGTTGAAGGTTCAGATATAAAACTGAGCGAACTGGCTGTAGGTATTGGTCCGTTTGTGGTAGGCCCGGCAGTAGAACGTAAGATCGGTACATCAGCTTTTACTCAATTGGCAATTGATGCAGCCAGCTGGCGTAATGCCGATTGGGCAAAACGTAAAGGATTGTTTTCTGAATTGCATCCTACCATTGAAGACATGGATGAATCAATTTCCAAACTTGCCAATACATTATCGCATTCTTCACCCGAAGCTATGCACGAAATGAAAAAGATATTCTGGAAAGGAACAGAGCATTGGGATGAACTATTGATCGAACGTGCAAAGATCAGCGGCAGATTAGTGTTGAGTGAGTTTACACGAAATGCAATTGCAAAATTTAAAGTGAAGAGTTGA
- a CDS encoding DNA-3-methyladenine glycosylase family protein yields MIQTFSADNFQTYCDLLSKKDKHLKAIIKEHGYPPMWTRKQGFETLILTILEQQVSLAAAFAAYKKLKARIGAVTPAKILAMSNEELRECYFTRQKQVYAKELATAITTKKIQLKKFSMLTDEEVRTQLTSIKGIGNWTTDVYLMHALQRTDLFPLGDIALVNSLKENKQLHPQITKEEMLTIAEPWRPYRTIAAMILWHSYIKKRNIKIEH; encoded by the coding sequence ATGATTCAAACCTTCTCTGCAGATAATTTTCAAACATATTGCGATCTTCTTTCAAAAAAAGACAAACATCTCAAAGCCATCATCAAAGAGCATGGTTACCCACCTATGTGGACACGTAAGCAAGGTTTTGAAACACTTATTCTAACAATTCTTGAACAACAAGTTTCACTGGCAGCAGCATTTGCTGCGTATAAAAAATTAAAAGCACGAATAGGTGCTGTTACACCGGCAAAAATTCTTGCCATGAGCAATGAAGAATTGAGGGAATGTTATTTCACAAGACAAAAACAAGTGTATGCAAAAGAATTGGCAACAGCAATAACAACAAAAAAGATTCAGCTAAAAAAATTTTCAATGTTGACTGATGAAGAAGTAAGAACACAGCTTACTTCTATTAAAGGAATTGGCAACTGGACAACTGATGTGTATCTCATGCATGCATTGCAACGCACCGATCTTTTCCCGTTGGGCGATATTGCCTTGGTGAATAGTTTAAAAGAAAACAAGCAACTGCATCCGCAAATAACAAAAGAAGAAATGCTCACTATTGCCGAACCATGGCGACCTTATCGTACAATTGCCGCCATGATTCTTTGGCATTCTTATATCAAAAAGCGGAACATTAAGATTGAACATTGA